The proteins below come from a single Gimesia chilikensis genomic window:
- a CDS encoding PPC domain-containing protein, with amino-acid sequence MLQNFKSVCTGILTLALSVLLVDSAWATDPSLNYVRPRGGQRGTELELTFIGARLSDAVEILSYKKGFEFKDIKANPKNANVCTAIVKIAPDCALGEHTFQVRTKTGVSEYKTFWVGPFPEIAEKEPNSEFETPQPIEMNHTVSGVVQNEDVDHYVVTAKKGDRISAEIEGIRLATTLFDPYIAILDEKRFELKAEDDLPLLRNDAAVSVIAPADGKYTILVRDSSYGGNGAAFYRLHVGTYPRPTAVYPAGGQLGSKQKVTFKGNTVDNLVQEFQLPDKPDAEFELFASDAGGTAPSGNVFRLFPHGNSMEQEPNNDFKTASAAALPNAFNGIIETDGDIDYFKFQGKKDQTLEIECYARRIRSPLDAVVNLYNAKFGRVAGNDDSRGPDSYFRYKFPADGDYYISITDHLSRGGADFVYRIEMLPVSPGLELGIPRNARYSQERQQIVVPRGNRFAAVISASRSNFGGEIALDTSNFPKGVKVVAEPMAANLTTMPVVFEAAADAPVEGELIELKGHHVDPKQNISGVFTNRADLVRVRNNQLLWMKDVAQIPVAVVEEVPFKLDIVEPKAPLARNGSLQLKVVATRNEGFDEAITLQFPFRPPGVGASSRVTIPKGKNEAFYPINANSKAEIKKWKVFVIGSANVGGNAWVSSQLANLEVADSYVDLDLARTAVEQGKETEIICKVDLKTPFDGDAKVKLVGLPPKVTTEDITFNKESKELIFKVKTDPASPQGRHKSLFCQVEVPVNGETVVHTAGRTELRIDKPIPPKKDEPAKPKTVAKKEEPKKEEPKRLTRLEQLRLEAKKRLEEGTK; translated from the coding sequence ATGCTGCAGAATTTCAAGTCTGTCTGCACCGGCATTTTGACACTCGCACTCAGCGTACTACTCGTAGACTCCGCCTGGGCCACAGATCCCAGTCTGAACTATGTCCGTCCCCGAGGGGGACAACGAGGTACCGAGTTGGAACTCACCTTCATTGGTGCCCGTCTTTCTGATGCGGTCGAAATTCTGTCCTATAAAAAAGGATTCGAATTCAAAGACATCAAAGCGAATCCCAAAAACGCGAATGTCTGCACCGCGATCGTCAAAATCGCCCCTGATTGTGCCTTGGGTGAGCATACCTTCCAGGTTCGCACGAAAACAGGTGTCTCCGAATACAAAACATTCTGGGTCGGACCGTTCCCCGAAATCGCCGAAAAAGAACCTAACAGCGAATTCGAAACCCCTCAGCCCATTGAAATGAACCACACCGTAAGTGGTGTCGTTCAGAATGAAGACGTTGATCACTATGTCGTCACAGCCAAAAAAGGCGATCGCATCTCTGCAGAAATCGAGGGCATTCGTCTGGCGACCACACTGTTCGACCCTTACATCGCCATCCTGGATGAAAAACGTTTTGAGCTCAAAGCCGAAGACGATCTCCCCCTGCTGAGAAATGATGCCGCGGTCTCGGTAATCGCCCCCGCTGATGGCAAATACACGATCCTGGTTCGTGACAGTTCATACGGCGGAAACGGTGCTGCATTCTACCGTCTGCACGTCGGTACTTATCCTCGTCCGACAGCCGTTTATCCCGCTGGCGGCCAACTGGGATCCAAACAGAAAGTTACATTCAAAGGGAATACCGTCGATAACCTGGTTCAGGAATTCCAGCTCCCGGATAAGCCCGATGCTGAGTTCGAACTGTTCGCCAGTGATGCCGGGGGAACCGCTCCTTCCGGAAACGTATTCCGCCTGTTTCCGCATGGTAACTCCATGGAACAGGAGCCTAATAACGACTTTAAAACGGCATCTGCAGCAGCACTGCCCAATGCATTTAACGGGATCATCGAAACCGACGGCGATATCGATTACTTCAAATTTCAGGGCAAGAAAGACCAGACCCTGGAAATCGAATGCTACGCCCGTCGCATCCGTTCTCCACTGGATGCCGTTGTGAACCTGTATAACGCCAAATTCGGTCGAGTTGCCGGCAACGACGACTCACGTGGTCCCGACAGTTACTTCCGTTACAAGTTTCCCGCTGATGGGGATTACTACATCTCCATTACGGACCATCTTTCGCGCGGTGGAGCTGATTTTGTCTACCGCATCGAAATGTTGCCGGTTTCTCCGGGTCTTGAACTGGGTATTCCCCGCAATGCCCGTTACTCCCAGGAGCGACAGCAGATTGTAGTCCCCCGGGGCAACCGCTTTGCAGCAGTCATCAGTGCCAGCCGTTCTAACTTTGGTGGCGAAATCGCTCTCGATACTTCGAACTTCCCTAAGGGAGTCAAAGTTGTCGCCGAACCTATGGCAGCAAATCTGACAACAATGCCCGTGGTATTCGAAGCAGCCGCAGATGCTCCTGTTGAAGGAGAACTCATCGAACTCAAGGGACATCATGTTGATCCCAAGCAGAATATCTCTGGAGTCTTCACCAACCGGGCCGACCTGGTACGCGTGCGGAACAACCAGCTGTTGTGGATGAAAGACGTCGCACAGATTCCAGTCGCAGTTGTCGAGGAAGTTCCTTTCAAACTCGATATCGTTGAACCCAAAGCCCCGCTGGCACGCAACGGCTCATTGCAACTTAAAGTTGTCGCTACTCGAAATGAAGGTTTCGACGAAGCGATCACCCTGCAATTCCCCTTCCGTCCACCGGGAGTTGGTGCTTCCAGCCGGGTTACGATCCCTAAAGGTAAAAATGAAGCATTCTACCCGATCAATGCCAACAGCAAGGCCGAAATTAAAAAATGGAAGGTCTTCGTCATTGGCTCTGCCAATGTGGGTGGTAATGCCTGGGTTTCCTCACAGCTGGCAAATCTGGAAGTGGCTGATTCCTATGTTGATCTGGATCTGGCACGTACAGCCGTCGAACAGGGTAAAGAGACTGAGATCATCTGTAAGGTTGACCTCAAGACTCCCTTCGATGGAGATGCCAAAGTCAAACTGGTCGGTCTGCCTCCGAAAGTGACCACAGAAGACATCACTTTCAACAAAGAGAGCAAGGAGCTGATCTTCAAAGTGAAAACGGATCCGGCTTCTCCCCAGGGGCGACATAAGAGTCTGTTCTGTCAGGTCGAAGTTCCTGTGAACGGCGAAACCGTCGTTCATACCGCCGGCCGCACCGAGTTGCGGATTGACAAGCCGATTCCACCTAAAAAAGACGAACCGGCGAAACCCAAAACTGTAGCGAAAAAAGAAGAACCCAAAAAGGAAGAACCCAAGCGTTTGACTCGACTGGAGCAGCTCCGACTCGAGGCTAAAAAACGACTGGAAGAAGGTACCAAGTAG
- a CDS encoding DUF1501 domain-containing protein gives MSFKQSRRDFLHVGFAGGIGLTLPEFLRIKSAQAEQKYYETKEGTAKSVIFIYLPGGAAHQETWDPKPYAPVEYRGPMGSIETNVAGVRFNEKLAKTAKIMDKLTVCRSMSHGEAAHERGTHNMFTGYRPSPALQFPSMGSVVTHEFGPRNSMPQYVCIPNQPNEFAGTGYLSSSFAPFSVGADPASNGFKVRDLNLPGGVDDKRFTRRRSLLDAVNDHFVSKEKADSLDAVDTFYKQAYDMVSSKASQEAFDLDKEDAKVRDAYGRNQAGARMLLSRRLVEAGARFVTMTYGGWDMHDRIQTGIERNLPSFDQAFSTLITDLYDRGLLDSTLVCVCSEFGRTPKINGTAGRDHWPKVFSLVMAGGGIKGGQVYGSSDAIASEPEDKPLSVMDWASTIYHCMGIVSDKELMAPGDRPIEIVDGGKVVKELLV, from the coding sequence ATGAGCTTCAAACAATCACGTCGTGACTTTTTACACGTTGGTTTTGCGGGTGGAATCGGGCTGACTCTACCTGAGTTTCTGCGTATTAAAAGCGCTCAGGCAGAACAAAAGTATTATGAGACCAAGGAAGGCACAGCCAAATCTGTGATCTTCATTTATCTCCCAGGTGGTGCAGCACACCAGGAAACCTGGGATCCCAAACCCTACGCTCCCGTTGAATACCGCGGCCCGATGGGTTCCATCGAAACCAACGTCGCAGGCGTTCGTTTCAATGAGAAACTGGCCAAGACCGCCAAAATCATGGATAAGCTGACCGTCTGCCGTTCCATGTCACACGGCGAAGCGGCTCACGAGCGCGGAACACACAATATGTTCACCGGCTATCGTCCCAGCCCGGCACTGCAGTTCCCCAGCATGGGAAGTGTCGTCACCCACGAGTTCGGTCCCCGGAACAGCATGCCTCAATATGTCTGTATTCCGAATCAGCCGAACGAATTCGCCGGAACCGGATACCTGAGCTCTTCCTTCGCTCCTTTCAGCGTCGGAGCTGATCCTGCCTCTAACGGTTTCAAAGTGCGTGACCTGAACCTGCCAGGTGGTGTCGACGACAAGCGGTTCACCCGCCGTCGCTCTCTGCTGGACGCTGTCAACGATCACTTTGTTAGCAAAGAAAAAGCAGACTCTCTGGATGCCGTTGATACCTTTTACAAGCAGGCCTACGACATGGTCTCATCGAAAGCTTCACAGGAAGCCTTCGACCTCGACAAAGAAGATGCCAAAGTACGTGACGCCTACGGCCGCAACCAGGCTGGCGCCCGCATGCTGCTGTCCCGTCGTCTGGTCGAAGCAGGTGCCCGCTTTGTCACCATGACTTATGGTGGCTGGGACATGCACGACCGGATCCAGACTGGAATCGAACGGAATCTGCCTTCCTTCGACCAGGCATTCTCCACACTGATCACAGACCTCTACGACCGCGGACTGCTGGACAGCACCCTGGTCTGCGTCTGCAGTGAATTTGGTCGTACTCCGAAAATCAATGGTACTGCCGGCCGCGACCACTGGCCGAAAGTATTCAGTCTGGTCATGGCTGGTGGCGGTATCAAAGGCGGTCAGGTTTATGGTTCGTCTGATGCCATTGCCAGTGAACCGGAAGACAAACCACTATCTGTTATGGACTGGGCTTCCACCATTTACCACTGCATGGGGATTGTCTCAGATAAAGAACTGATGGCTCCCGGCGATCGTCCCATCGAAATCGTTGATGGCGGCAAAGTCGTTAAAGAGCTGCTCGTCTGA
- a CDS encoding DUF1549 domain-containing protein produces the protein MWRHQTITRSFLALAFLAGGISLATAADKTEPVKAEPPKPAEAKPTPAPAPKAEAAKPAETKPAPAQPAAPKPAPPKPAPKMVQLNVYPQDIQLTTSRDRQSVIGQAVYDNGLTEDVTTKLQFKPAQEGIVRIENNMIYPAGDGETDVVATFGGASVKLHSKVTKAKEDRPISFTLDVMPTFMRAGCNTGSCHGAARGKDGFRLSLFGFDPKGDYHRLTRELSGRRINLSMPQESLLLEKAIGAVPHTGGKLYEKDSEYYNAALRWLQAGAPYDTGAIPTVDKVEIYPKGGVMDGKGTTQQVSVLAYYSDGTTRDVTTLSAFSSNNDNSATITKDGKITANNRGEAFIMARFDTHTVGSHFVVLPKGLDFEWPNVPEYNYVDTLIHNKLKKLRVVPSEVCSDAEFLRRASLDICGVMPTIEEFNTFVADKDPKKRDKLVDQLLNRKEFVEMWVMKWSELLQIRTVNNRISYKSALLYYNWLQERIASNVPLDKMVQELLGSTGGTFANAATNYYENERDTLKVAENVAQVFMGMRIQCAQCHNHPFDRWTMDDYYSFAAFFSQVGRKGSEDPRESIIYNRGSGEVRHMVDNRVMQPKFLGGAQPEVKGKDRRVVLASWLASDENPYFAANLSNIVWAHFFGKGIINEVDDVRISNPPVNPELLDELAKRFTDYNYDFKKLVRDICTSRTYQLSTQTNPSNENDLTNFSHAHPRRLRAEVLLDCISQVTSAPNKFRGLPLGARAVQIADGNTTNYFLTTFGRAKRDTVCSCEVRMEPSLSQALHLLNGDTVNSKIVQGKFVDSRIKAGKKPLEIVDEMYISCLTRKPTDKEYSTLVQVLDENKKDEQNALNDIFWSLLNSREFIFNH, from the coding sequence ATGTGGCGTCATCAAACAATCACTCGCAGTTTTCTTGCCCTGGCCTTCCTGGCGGGTGGAATCTCTCTCGCAACTGCTGCAGACAAAACGGAACCGGTCAAGGCAGAGCCCCCCAAGCCTGCTGAAGCAAAACCGACTCCGGCTCCAGCACCGAAAGCTGAGGCAGCCAAGCCGGCAGAAACCAAGCCAGCCCCCGCGCAGCCTGCCGCTCCTAAACCGGCTCCCCCAAAGCCGGCCCCCAAGATGGTTCAACTGAATGTCTATCCTCAGGACATCCAGTTGACAACCAGCCGGGACCGGCAATCGGTGATTGGACAGGCGGTCTATGACAACGGTCTGACCGAAGACGTCACTACGAAACTTCAGTTCAAACCAGCCCAAGAAGGCATCGTGCGTATCGAAAACAATATGATTTACCCGGCCGGCGATGGTGAGACTGATGTAGTCGCCACTTTCGGCGGTGCGAGCGTCAAGCTGCACTCCAAGGTTACTAAAGCGAAAGAAGATCGCCCCATCAGTTTCACACTGGACGTCATGCCTACATTCATGCGGGCTGGCTGTAACACCGGTAGTTGCCATGGTGCTGCTCGCGGTAAAGACGGCTTCCGCCTCTCCCTGTTTGGCTTTGACCCCAAGGGTGACTATCATCGCCTGACCCGTGAACTCAGCGGCCGTCGAATTAACCTGAGCATGCCTCAGGAAAGTCTGCTGCTTGAAAAAGCAATTGGCGCTGTTCCTCATACTGGGGGAAAACTCTACGAGAAAGACTCGGAATATTACAATGCAGCTTTACGCTGGCTGCAGGCAGGCGCTCCCTACGATACAGGAGCAATTCCGACCGTTGACAAAGTGGAAATCTATCCCAAAGGTGGGGTAATGGACGGGAAAGGCACCACACAGCAGGTGTCCGTTCTGGCCTACTACTCTGATGGCACGACCCGTGACGTGACGACTCTGTCAGCCTTCTCATCCAACAACGATAACTCAGCGACCATCACCAAAGACGGTAAGATCACCGCAAACAATCGGGGCGAAGCCTTCATCATGGCCCGCTTCGATACACACACCGTCGGATCTCACTTTGTAGTACTCCCCAAGGGTCTCGACTTCGAATGGCCCAATGTTCCGGAATACAACTATGTCGATACTCTGATTCACAACAAGCTGAAAAAGCTGCGGGTTGTTCCTTCTGAAGTCTGTTCCGATGCAGAATTCCTGCGTCGTGCCAGCCTCGATATCTGTGGCGTGATGCCCACCATTGAAGAATTCAACACATTCGTCGCTGACAAAGATCCTAAGAAACGGGATAAACTGGTTGATCAGTTACTCAACCGTAAAGAGTTTGTCGAGATGTGGGTGATGAAGTGGTCTGAGCTTCTACAGATCCGCACTGTGAATAACCGCATCAGCTATAAATCAGCACTGCTGTATTACAACTGGCTGCAGGAACGGATCGCCAGCAACGTGCCCCTCGATAAGATGGTGCAGGAACTGCTCGGTTCAACGGGCGGTACCTTCGCCAATGCTGCAACCAACTACTACGAAAACGAACGTGACACACTTAAAGTCGCTGAGAACGTGGCCCAGGTATTTATGGGCATGCGGATTCAGTGTGCCCAGTGTCACAACCATCCCTTCGACCGCTGGACGATGGACGATTACTACAGCTTTGCTGCCTTCTTCTCCCAGGTCGGACGTAAAGGAAGTGAAGATCCTCGCGAATCCATCATCTACAACCGGGGCAGCGGCGAAGTCCGTCACATGGTCGACAACCGAGTCATGCAGCCCAAGTTCCTCGGTGGTGCTCAACCCGAAGTCAAAGGCAAAGACCGTCGCGTCGTGCTGGCCAGTTGGCTCGCCTCCGATGAAAACCCTTACTTCGCTGCTAACCTGAGCAACATTGTCTGGGCGCACTTCTTCGGTAAAGGCATTATAAATGAAGTGGATGACGTCCGCATCAGCAACCCCCCGGTCAACCCGGAACTGCTGGATGAACTCGCCAAACGATTCACCGATTACAACTACGACTTCAAAAAGCTGGTTCGCGATATCTGTACTTCGAGAACTTATCAGCTTTCCACACAGACCAATCCATCTAATGAAAACGATCTGACAAACTTCTCACATGCACACCCACGTCGTCTGCGTGCTGAAGTTCTGCTGGACTGTATTTCCCAGGTCACGAGTGCTCCTAATAAATTCCGCGGCTTACCGCTGGGAGCTCGGGCGGTGCAGATCGCCGACGGAAACACAACCAACTACTTCCTGACCACCTTTGGTCGCGCCAAGCGTGACACGGTCTGTTCATGTGAAGTCCGGATGGAACCCAGTCTGTCGCAGGCACTCCACCTGCTCAACGGCGATACCGTCAACAGTAAGATCGTGCAGGGTAAATTTGTAGATTCCCGAATCAAAGCCGGCAAGAAGCCACTGGAGATTGTGGATGAAATGTATATTTCCTGCCTGACACGTAAACCGACCGACAAGGAATACTCCACCCTGGTTCAGGTCCTGGATGAAAACAAAAAAGACGAACAGAACGCGTTGAATGACATCTTCTGGTCATTGTTGAATTCGCGTGAATTCATCTTTAACCACTAA
- the mnmA gene encoding tRNA 2-thiouridine(34) synthase MnmA — MSERVVLAMSGGVDSSAAAHLLLEQGYEVIGLFMRSGATEETACAIEDPHSLPVLNTKAHKQGCCSASDAADARRVADMLDIPFHALNFKDAFGRIKDYFADEYLAGRTPNPCVMCNNWLKFGKLWEFAESVGASYISTGHYAQLKSVPGEEQPALVRGLDRSKDQSYVLFGINRDLLDKIIFPVGGFVKPEIREMAGEAGLRTANKPDSQEICFIPDNDYFGFLNRYRGEQETAGEMVDTAGNVVGQHTGYENYTIGQRKRLGVAFGSPRYVIKIEPETKRVVIGTRDDLARKSLEANRSNWLIDSPGSELRCQAQIRYQHKEADCTVQILDEERFRVTFDNPEYGVAPGQAVVLYDADRVIGGGWIM; from the coding sequence ATGTCTGAGCGTGTTGTCCTGGCGATGAGTGGTGGAGTCGATAGCTCCGCAGCCGCCCATCTTTTACTGGAACAGGGTTATGAGGTGATCGGTCTGTTCATGCGGTCCGGTGCCACCGAAGAGACGGCCTGCGCGATTGAGGATCCCCATAGTCTTCCCGTTCTGAACACGAAAGCACACAAGCAGGGCTGCTGTTCCGCCAGTGATGCCGCAGATGCCCGCCGGGTGGCTGATATGCTCGACATTCCGTTTCATGCCCTGAACTTCAAAGATGCGTTTGGACGCATCAAAGATTACTTCGCTGATGAATACCTGGCCGGCCGCACTCCCAATCCCTGTGTGATGTGCAACAACTGGCTCAAGTTCGGCAAACTCTGGGAATTCGCAGAATCAGTCGGCGCCTCCTACATCTCCACCGGTCATTATGCCCAGTTGAAGTCTGTCCCGGGAGAAGAACAGCCGGCCCTGGTGCGCGGCCTCGACCGCTCGAAGGACCAGTCCTACGTTCTGTTCGGTATCAATCGCGATCTACTCGACAAAATCATTTTCCCCGTAGGTGGCTTCGTCAAACCGGAAATCCGGGAGATGGCGGGTGAAGCAGGTCTGAGGACAGCCAATAAGCCCGACAGTCAGGAAATCTGTTTCATTCCCGACAACGATTATTTCGGCTTTCTGAACCGGTACCGTGGCGAGCAGGAAACGGCAGGCGAAATGGTTGACACCGCGGGGAATGTCGTCGGCCAGCATACCGGCTATGAAAATTATACGATCGGTCAGCGGAAGCGATTGGGCGTCGCCTTTGGTTCGCCCCGTTATGTCATCAAAATCGAGCCTGAGACGAAACGAGTCGTAATCGGTACGCGCGACGACCTGGCACGGAAATCACTGGAAGCCAATCGCAGTAACTGGCTGATTGACAGTCCCGGTTCCGAGCTCCGTTGTCAGGCCCAGATTCGCTATCAGCATAAAGAAGCTGACTGCACGGTACAGATTCTGGATGAAGAACGGTTTCGGGTCACCTTCGATAACCCGGAATACGGTGTCGCCCCGGGCCAGGCGGTTGTGCTGTATGATGCAGACCGCGTGATTGGTGGCGGCTGGATCATGTAA
- a CDS encoding c-type cytochrome domain-containing protein — protein sequence MKNLITANRCRQICNTLFAAGLTVTLMSSPLSAEDKKKDDKDKKPKVTYDEHIKPIFRAKCFACHNTDKKASGLDLTNYTGLMQGGAAGESIAPGDAEGSYLYMLVTHDSEPFMPPKSDKLPDKELALIQEWINIGAPENAGSKVSIKKPKFDFSLQGASSGKPEGPPPMPPHLNLDPVVHSSLPTAITAMATNPWSPLAAVAGQKQVLLYNTKTLELLGVLPFPEGVPHVLKFSRNGSLLLAGGGHAAASGRVVVWDVKTGKRLFEVGDELDAVLCADISSDQRFIALGSPSKVIRVYSTSTGELAYEIRKHTDWMTSLAFSPDSVLLCSGDRNGGAFVWEAATGNEYLTLKGHKGGITGITWRSDSNLVATSSEDQSVKLWEVQNGNNIKSWNAHGGGTSSVEFARDGRLVTTGRDKVTKLWDQAGKQLRAFPAFGDIGVCVTICDETNQVISSDWTGKIKVWNAADGKEAGELTANPLPLSERLSKATASLSAAQANHQKLAAAAQADQAAVTKINADIAASQKQQTDLQNQLNSLNGNLAAAQKALAGAQAGATASTNKITEIGKPLPAIKEAHAKADAVSKQAAGDKELAEAAAKLKAAVENRTAAIAAEQKTLATHQAAVKDNQQKVAQYTPQIKQTTDALNAAKAKVVALQNSLKPATDKATASQNAANSAASALTAAQNEVKHWQAEIEFSKKLNNAQASAAK from the coding sequence ATGAAAAACTTAATCACTGCAAACCGGTGCCGTCAGATCTGTAACACTCTGTTTGCAGCCGGATTGACGGTCACCCTGATGTCATCCCCCCTGTCTGCGGAAGACAAAAAGAAGGATGACAAGGACAAGAAGCCGAAAGTCACCTATGACGAACACATCAAACCGATTTTTCGGGCGAAGTGTTTTGCCTGTCATAACACCGACAAAAAAGCTTCCGGCCTCGATCTGACCAACTACACCGGTCTGATGCAGGGTGGTGCCGCAGGTGAATCAATTGCGCCCGGCGACGCCGAAGGCAGTTACCTGTATATGCTGGTCACCCACGATTCCGAACCCTTCATGCCTCCCAAATCGGACAAGCTGCCCGATAAAGAACTGGCATTGATTCAGGAATGGATCAATATCGGTGCTCCGGAAAACGCCGGCAGTAAGGTCAGCATCAAGAAACCAAAGTTTGATTTTTCATTGCAGGGTGCATCTTCCGGGAAACCGGAGGGTCCGCCTCCCATGCCACCACACTTGAATCTGGACCCGGTCGTTCACAGCAGCCTGCCTACCGCTATCACCGCGATGGCCACCAATCCCTGGTCCCCGCTGGCCGCTGTTGCCGGCCAGAAACAGGTTCTGCTCTATAACACCAAAACCCTGGAACTTCTGGGGGTACTCCCCTTCCCCGAAGGCGTACCTCATGTCCTGAAATTCAGCCGTAACGGCAGTCTCTTACTGGCCGGCGGCGGACATGCTGCTGCCAGTGGCCGCGTTGTGGTCTGGGATGTCAAAACCGGAAAGCGTCTCTTTGAAGTAGGCGACGAACTGGACGCTGTACTCTGTGCTGACATCAGCTCGGATCAGCGTTTTATCGCCTTGGGCAGCCCCAGCAAAGTCATTCGCGTTTATTCCACCAGCACAGGTGAACTCGCTTACGAAATCCGTAAACACACCGACTGGATGACCTCCCTGGCCTTCAGCCCCGATTCCGTCCTGCTCTGTTCCGGAGACCGTAACGGCGGCGCGTTTGTCTGGGAAGCTGCAACGGGAAATGAGTATCTGACACTCAAGGGACATAAAGGCGGAATCACCGGGATCACCTGGCGATCTGACTCCAACCTGGTCGCCACCAGTAGTGAAGATCAGTCTGTCAAACTCTGGGAAGTTCAAAACGGGAATAACATTAAGTCCTGGAACGCCCATGGTGGCGGAACTTCCAGTGTGGAATTCGCCCGCGACGGCCGTCTGGTTACCACCGGTCGTGACAAGGTTACGAAACTCTGGGATCAGGCCGGAAAGCAGCTGCGTGCCTTCCCCGCTTTCGGAGATATCGGCGTCTGTGTCACAATCTGTGATGAAACTAATCAGGTCATCTCTTCTGACTGGACTGGTAAGATCAAAGTCTGGAACGCCGCCGATGGAAAAGAAGCAGGTGAATTGACAGCCAATCCACTTCCACTATCCGAACGACTGTCGAAAGCCACAGCCAGCCTCAGTGCAGCGCAAGCCAATCATCAGAAGCTGGCAGCGGCCGCACAGGCAGACCAGGCTGCAGTGACTAAGATTAATGCAGACATTGCTGCTTCACAAAAACAGCAGACCGATCTGCAGAATCAGTTAAACAGCCTGAATGGCAACCTGGCAGCCGCCCAGAAAGCCCTGGCAGGTGCACAGGCCGGTGCGACTGCTTCCACAAACAAGATTACCGAAATTGGAAAACCACTGCCGGCAATCAAGGAAGCACATGCAAAGGCTGACGCTGTGAGTAAACAGGCTGCAGGCGACAAAGAACTTGCCGAAGCTGCTGCCAAATTGAAAGCGGCCGTCGAAAATCGCACCGCAGCAATCGCAGCCGAGCAGAAAACGCTGGCTACGCACCAGGCAGCTGTCAAAGATAATCAGCAGAAGGTTGCTCAGTACACGCCGCAAATCAAACAGACAACAGATGCGCTGAATGCGGCCAAAGCAAAAGTAGTTGCCCTGCAGAATTCATTGAAACCGGCAACCGATAAAGCGACCGCTTCTCAGAATGCAGCGAACTCCGCTGCCAGCGCTTTGACTGCTGCTCAGAATGAAGTCAAACACTGGCAGGCAGAAATTGAGTTCTCCAAGAAACTCAATAACGCCCAGGCCAGTGCTGCCAAGTAA
- a CDS encoding cation diffusion facilitator family transporter — translation MAQSNSRFAVVAALTGNALITIAKGTTFLITGSGAMLSETIHSVADFLNQLLLLIGLVRADRVPDRRYEYGYAGERYVWALISAVGIFFLGCGVTVYHGVQSLFHPPELDFGEMKWAIAALLFALVIDGVVFFLALKTEWKNAQKEKKAFHQYLRKEADPASVAVILEDGAACLGVMIALISILLAKMTGSPYWDAIGSIGIGVLLGGIAIWLIIRNQELLVGPSIPPETKEQVQRILKNNPLIDDVLDLRSRILSIDNYRIKVDLSFDPKELSKRLKKKALAAYPQIQSEQDFEEFCQKYTRDILDTLAEEIDKIEAEIQRQVPEAKHLDLEAN, via the coding sequence ATGGCTCAAAGTAATTCCCGATTCGCGGTTGTAGCCGCCCTGACAGGAAACGCACTGATCACGATCGCCAAAGGAACGACGTTTCTGATCACTGGTTCGGGAGCCATGCTGTCCGAGACGATTCACTCAGTGGCTGACTTTCTGAATCAGTTACTGCTGCTCATCGGTCTGGTTCGCGCGGATCGGGTCCCCGACCGTCGTTATGAGTATGGCTACGCCGGTGAACGGTATGTGTGGGCATTGATTTCCGCAGTCGGGATCTTTTTCCTGGGCTGTGGCGTGACGGTGTACCATGGTGTGCAGTCGCTGTTTCATCCACCTGAACTCGACTTTGGCGAAATGAAATGGGCCATCGCGGCGCTTCTGTTTGCTTTGGTCATCGACGGTGTCGTTTTCTTTCTTGCGCTCAAGACCGAGTGGAAAAACGCTCAGAAGGAGAAAAAGGCGTTTCATCAGTATCTGCGCAAGGAAGCAGACCCGGCCTCCGTCGCCGTCATTCTCGAAGATGGTGCTGCCTGCCTGGGGGTGATGATCGCACTGATTTCAATCCTGCTTGCCAAGATGACCGGGTCCCCCTACTGGGATGCCATCGGCTCTATCGGAATTGGTGTGCTGCTGGGAGGGATTGCCATCTGGTTGATTATCCGGAACCAGGAACTGCTGGTCGGCCCCAGTATCCCACCAGAGACGAAAGAACAGGTACAACGCATCCTGAAGAACAATCCGCTGATTGACGATGTGCTCGACCTGCGATCCAGAATCCTCTCTATCGATAACTACCGCATTAAGGTCGATCTGAGTTTTGATCCCAAAGAATTGTCGAAACGTCTGAAGAAGAAAGCACTTGCCGCCTATCCTCAAATTCAGAGCGAACAGGACTTCGAAGAGTTTTGTCAGAAGTATACACGGGATATCCTCGATACCCTGGCTGAGGAAATCGACAAGATCGAAGCAGAAATCCAGCGACAGGTTCCTGAGGCCAAGCACCTCGATCTGGAAGCCAATTAA